Within the Pseudomonas sp. SL4(2022) genome, the region CTGAAAAATCATATCGCGCGGCTTAACAAGACCAAGCAGGCCTATTTCCTGCAAAATCTATGCACTGAACCAAGAAGTAGATACGCTCAATTTAAATACTCTAAGGGGTATAAGGAGGAGCGCAACCATGCAAGCCGTCGTCGAAACCTTTTTTGACCCTGACACCTTCACTTACAGCTATGTAGTCACTGACCCCAACACCCAACGCTGTGCGATTATCGACTCAGTACTGGACTACAACCCCGCGTCTGGCTGCACATCGCAAACAAGCGCTGATCGGCTGATCCGATTCGTGAAAGATCACCACCTGAAGGTCGACTGGCTGCTGGAAACCCATGTGCATGCCGATCACCTGTCAGCCGCGCCATATCTGAAGCGTGAATTGGGTGGCCAGTTAGCTATTGGCGAAAATATCACCATCGTGCAGAACACCTTCGGCAAGCTGTTCAATGCCGGCCCTGAGTTCGCTACTGATGGCCGCCAGTTCGACCACTTGTTCAAAGATGGCGATACCTTCCAAGTGGGTAATATTCTGGCGCGTGCCATCCACACACCCGGCCATACCCCTGCATGCATGACCTATGTGATTGGCGATGCCGGCTTTGTTGGCGACACACTGTTTATGCCGGACTACGGCACCGCCCGTTGCGACTTCCCCGGCGGCGATGCGCGCATGCTGTATCAGTCGATTCGCAAACTCTTTGCCCTGCCCGGCGACACCCGCTTGTTTATGTGCCATGACTACAAGGCACCAGGGCGCGATGACTTCCGCTACCAGACCACGGTAGCGGAGCAACGCGCGCTGAACGTGCATGTGCATGAAGGCATCAGCGAGGCCGATTTTGTCGCCATGCGCAGCGCCCGCGATGCCACCCTCGGCATGCCGATGCTGATTCTGCCGTCTGTGCAGGTGAACATGCGTGCCGGGCAACTGCCGCCTGCCGAGGACAACGGCACCCGCTACCTGAAAATCCCCCTCGACATGCTCTGAGGAACTGTCCATGGATACGGCCTGTTACAGCACCCAGGTTTACACAACATGAAGCTGAGCCGCTGGCTGCCCTGCCTCGACTGGGGGCGGCATTACAATCGCCATCACGCCAGCCAGGATGGCCTGGCCGCACTGATCGTCACGCTGATGCTGATCCCGCAAAGCCTGGCCTACGCCATGCTCGCCGGGTTGCCACCGGTGATGGGGTTGTACGCGAGTATCCTGCCACTGCTGGCCTATGCCTTGTTTGGCTCCAGCCGCACCCTGGCCGTGGGGCCGGTGGCAGTGGTGTCACTGATGACCGCCGCCGCGTTGCAGCCGCTGTTCCCGGCAGGCAGTGCCGAATACATCGGCGCAGCCATGCTGCTGGCGTTGCTTTCCGGGCTGTTGCTCAGCGTCATGGCGGTGCTGCGCTTGGGCTTTCTCGCCAATTTTCTCAGCCATCCGGTGGTGTCCGGTTTTATCAGCGCATCGGGCATCCTGATTGCGATCGGCCAACTCAAGCACCTGCTCGGCATCTCGGCATCGGGCGACAGCCTGCTGCAACTGCTTCCGCAACTCTGGCGGGGATTACCCGCCATTCACGGGCCCACCTTGCTGATTGGCCTGCTCAGCCTGGCCTGGCTTTGGTGGGCTCGGGCACAGCTGAAACCGCTGCTGCAACGCCTGGGGCTGTCTGCCACGGCCGCCGGCAATGTCGCCAAAGCCGGACCGGTGCTGGCGATCATTGTCGCGGTTGTTGGCGTAACAGGGCTCAACCTGGATCAGGCTGGCGTAAAAGTGGTCGGCAGCATTCCCCAAGGCTTGCCAGGCTTGACCCTGCCTACGCTGGATCTCGACTTGGCCATGCAGTTGTTGCCTGCGGCCTTGCTGATCAGCCTGGTCGGGTTCGTCGAGTCGGTCTCAGTCGGCCAGACCCTGGCAGCAAAACGCCGTCAGCGCATCCAGCCGGATAACGAACTGCTCGGCCTCGGGACGGCCAACATTGCTGCGGCATTCAGTGGCGGCCTCCCCGTTACCGGTGGTTTCGCACGCTCGGTAGTCAACTACGACGCCGGGGCGCAAACCCCCATGGCTGGCGTATTCACCGCAGTCGGTATCGCCCTCAGTGTCATGCTGCTCACGCCATTACTGCACAACCTGCCACAGGCTGTGCTGGCCGCCACCATCATCGTCGCCGTACTCAGCCTGGTCGATCTCGCATCGCTCAAGCGGACCTGGCGCTATTCGCGCCAGGACGGTGCCGCCCAGCTGGCAACCCTGCTCGGTGTTCTACTGATTGGCGTAGAAACCGGCATCCTGCTGGGTATGGGTCTGTCACTGCTGCTGTTTCTCTGGCGCACCAGCAAGCCGCATATGGCGGTCGTGGGGCAGGTGCCGGGTAGCGAACACTTTCGCAACGTCGAGCGTTTTAGTGTGATCGAATCGCCCAGTGTGTTGTCGTTGCGGGTTGACGAAAGCCTGTACTTCCCCAATGCACGCTACCTGGAAGACCGCATTGGCGAGCTGATTGCGAGCCGTCCGCAAGTTCGTCATCTGGTGTTGATGTGTTCGGGGGTCAACCTGATCGATGCCAGTGCGCTGGACTCACTAGAGGCAATCGTCGAACGCTTGCAGACAGCGGGCGTACACCTGCATTTATCTGAGGTCAAAGGCCCGGTCATGGATCAGCTACACCGCTCCAGCTTCCTGGATGAGCTTTCCGGCCAGGTGTTTATCAGCCAGTTTGAAGCCTTGAAAACCCTCTCCCCACAAACACTGCAAACAGATCCCGCTTGTACGGAAAATCAGCGGCATTCTGCTGCTCAAGCTGGTCATCCTTCGTCGCCCAAGTGAAGTTCGTGCACACCGTATCGGCCGGTTATGTCACCGGGGCGATCTTCATGCTGGCCATTGCCAGCGACTAGCTGCTGAAAAATGCGACATGGCGTTTGCCCGCTGCTCCTCGCCATTGCCGCCGTATTCGGCCTGGCACTCACGTATATTTGGTGAAGATGGTCCGTACCTGAGCCAGCTTGTCCTGATTGCTTTGGTCAGAATTGAGGATGGCATCCTCGGCCAGGCATATGAGCATTTCCTGATAGGCCTTATCCAAGGCCTTGCGCGCGGCACTGAACTGCTGGGCGATCGCATCACATTCATCATCACGCCTGATCATGGCCTGAATACCGCGCACCTGCCCCTCGACACGGGCCAGGCGCTTGAGCAGCGCATCACGGTGCTGCACTCGTTCCGCATCAATCATTTCCAATGTCTACCTGAACCGCCATGTAAAGGCTCCGCGCAGCTCGCCGAGAGCAAAACCAAGGGCCTGATCGTGCGGGCAGCGTACATCAATCAGCGCCGCAAGCGCTGGTTCTATCTGCTGGCCATGCAGGCCAGGTATCGGTGGAGTTCTCCGAGCTACGCCCCTTGAGCATCGCTCGCCCGACACCCGATTTCCCACAGACTCGTGCTGTGCTCTGCAGCGTTCTGCAATGCCCACAAATGACATGCGTCTACCGCACTGGCCGAGTGCTGCCAGCACTGCATCGCCGACTTGACCGTCGCCAACAGAGATTGCGGAAAAGCGGGTAGCAGCGCCGCATCTTAAGCGGTTAGCGCAGGTAACGTCTCAGCAGACGCGGAAGCGCTCAATGGACCCAGATGAACAACCGTAATCAGCTGCAAAAACCACACAGGAAAATTTACTCCCGCAGGTATAAATGCCTATGAATTACTGGATTATTCACTGAAAACAGAAATCCTCATCGAGCACCGCGCTTTCACGCCGGCCTCACTAGCCTTCAAGCGATATGGCGCGCTAGCCTGAACCTGCCTAACCCACGAGAACGCAGCCTTGCATCCTTGCTCTTTCATCCTCGCCACCATCCTGACTGCCTTGCTGGCCGGCTGCGGCGCAGCCAAACCGCTGACGCTGATGTCCACCCCGGTGATCTACCATCAAGCGGCCATCGACCCCTTTGCCCACCTGCCCGAGACCGAGCGGGTGCCGGAAGTGTCGGTGTTCTACGCCACCAATCGCGCGCCGAATACACAGGGCTATGGCAATCAGGTCAGCGACCAGCTGCACCTCGGCAGCGCCAGCGTTCGCCTGGGCGGCAGTGACGACCTGTGGCCGCAGTTGCACAGCGCATCGCTGAGCGAAACCCGCCCGCGCGACCTGCCACTGAGCCTGCTGCATACACAGGAAGACGCCCACTTACCTCTGCAGAGCGTCCGCGACACAGCGTTGCCGGCAGACGTGCAGGCCTATATGGATGCGCTCAACCTGCAACTGAGCAAGGCGCGCGACAAAGAGATCATTCTTTATGTGCATGGGGCGAAAGTGGACTTCGCCAACGCCAATCAACTCACCGGCGAGTTGGTTCATTTTGCCGGGCGCGACTTCGTCGGCCTGGCGTTTGCCTGGCCGACGCACCAGAACATCATGAGTTACCTGCTCGGCATCGATGTCGAGCGCGCCCGCCAGTCCAGTCATGCGCTCAGCCAGTTGCTGGAACTGCTGGCCCGCCACAGCCACGCCGAGCGCATTAATCTGGTGGCCTACAGTGCGGGCGGACGCGTGACCTCACTGGCCCTGCAGGAACTGGCTGCCCGGCACGTCGAACTGAGCCGCGCACAGTTGCAGGCGCGTTACCGCATTGGCGCGGTGGTCTTCGCCGCCGCCGATGTGCCTGAAGAATTGTTTGAGCAACGCCTGCCCGGTATCAGCAAGATTGCAGAGCAAGTGATGATCACCGTCTCCGATCAGGACGACGCCCTGCAATACGCCCACCTGCTGATGCCCGGCGGCCCACGGATTGGCAGCAGCCAGGCCGAGGCCAGCCTGCATCGTTTCACCCAGCGCCAGCACCTGGATAACGTCAACCTGCTGGATGTGTCAGGACGTTATGCCGAGCGTGGGTTCGATATCGTCGGCCATCACTACTGGTATCGCCATCCCTGGGTCAGCAGCGATGTGATCCTGCTGCTGCGCACCAACCTCAGACCGCAGGCGCGCGCATTGACGCCTGGAGATCATCCGGCCATGTGGTACATGCAGCACGATTACCCGGTGGAAGTACGCAATGTCACCCGCCAAGTGCTCAAGGGGCAGTGGTAGACAGAGCAGAATTCGATTACAGATAGGCACAGCAGATGGCGGCCGATGTGGAACGGAGCCGGTCGCTCCGTCCCGCACCCACCGGGTAGGTGGGTACCGTGCATCGAAATGCCAGAGAGAAGAAACCCAACACACCGGGCGGGTAGCCCACCGTTGCCGGATGTGCGCTGGGCGCTGCATAACAGCCAGGGCCGTCTGCAGCATCAGGTGGAAAACACCTGAGGGTGGCGGTAAGCCGGTATTGCCAACCACCCCGGCCGGCGAGCCGGTCAGGGTGGGATGCTCGTAGAACCGATTAGCCGATGGTCATCAGGCTGGCGTTACCGCCCGCTGCGGCTGTGTTGATGCTCAGGGCGTGCTCGATCAGCAGGCGCTCCAGCGGAATATCCGTCTCGCCTTTGTGCAGACCATGCACACCAATAATCGCGCCGGGACGCTGAGCGGCCAGTTGGCAGACTTCGCGCAGTTGATCGGAGTCACCGTGATGGAGGATGGCGTCGAACACCGTTTCGCTCTCGCTCCACTGGCTAAGCACGGTGATGCGTTGCTGCACAGCCTTGGGCAGTGCGGCAAACAGCTCGCGGGTCAGCTCGCTTTCCTGCCACAGCACCTGGCAACCCACGGCCAGAGCCGCCGCCAATTGTGTCAGCAAGTCACTGCGCTCAGCAGCCAGGCACAGCACATGTTCGCGCGGCAACAGGCTGTAGCTGTTGCGCTCGCCGGTTGGGCCGTTAAGCATCTGCACGGTGCCGCTCTGCGCCAGCCCAACGTACTGCGCACTGAGTGCACTCAGGCTCGGCTCATGCTTGGCCGCCCAATCCTGCAGTGCCTGAATCACCTTGGTCTGCTCGGCCGGACGCTGAATTTCGCCCTTCTCCTGCTGCAATTGCTTAGCCACCGCATCCTGCGGACGGGTTGCCAGCAGGCGGTACATGTACAGCGGGCCACCGGCTTTCGGGCCGGTGCCGGACAGGCCTTCACCGCCAAATGGCTGCACGCCGACCACGGCACCGACCATGTTGCGGTTCACATACAGGTTACCGACCTTGGCGGTATTGACCACTTGCGCAATGGTTTCGTCGATGCGCGTGTGCACGCCAAGGGTCAGGCCGTAGCCACTGTCGTTGATCTGCTGCAGCAGCGTGCCCAAGTCAGCACGCGCATAACGCACCACGTGCAGCACCGGGCCGAAGATTTCGCGCTGCAACTCAGTAAAGCTGTCCAGCTCGATCAGCGTTGGCAGCACAAAGGTGCCGCGCTTGATGTCGTCACCGGCAACGCGCGCCAGCTGGAAGACCTTGCGGCCTTTCTCGCGCATCTTCTCGATGTGCTGGTCGATATTGCCCTTGGCTTCCGCGTCGATCACCGGGCCGATATCAGTGCTCAGGCGCTCCGGGTTGCCCAGGCTGTATTCGGCCATGGCGCCCTTGAGCATGTTGATCACGCGGTCCGCCACGTCTTCCTGCACGCACAGTACGCGCAGGGCTGAGCAGCGCTGGCCGGCGCTGTCGAAGGCCGAGGCCACCACATCGACCACCACCTGTTCAGTCAGCGCTGAGGAATCGACGATCATGCTGTTGAGGCCGCCCGTCTCGGCGATCAACGGAATAGTGCGCCCTTGTGCATCCAGGCGACCGGCGAGGTTGCGCTGGATGATGCCCGCCACTTCGGTGGAACCGGTGAACATCACGCCACGCACGCGCTCGTTGCCGATCAGGCCAGCGCCGACAGTTTCACCACGACCCGGCAGCAGCTGCACGGCGCCGCTCGGCACACCGGCATCCAGCAGAATGCGCACGGCTTGCGCGGCGATCAGCGGCGTCTGCTCAGCGGGCTTGGCCAGCACGGTGTTACCGGCAGCCAGCGCAGCAGCGACCTGACCGCTGAAGATGGCCAGCGGGAAGTTCCACGGGCTGATGCACACCACCGGGCCTAGCGGGCGGTGGCTGTCATTGCTGAAGTGATTACCTGCCTGCGCCGCGTAGTAGCGCAGGAAGTCAACCGCCTCGCGCACTTCGGCGATGGCGTTGGCGAAGGTCTTGCCGGATTCACGCACCAACAAGCCCATCAGTTGCTGCATTTCCGCTTCCATCTGGTCGGCGGCGCGATCCAAAACGGCGGCGCGCTCAGCCGGCAGGGTCGATTGCCAGATCTGCCCACTCGACACCGCGCAGAGCACGGCGTTGCGCACATCCTGCTCGCTGGCCTCATGCACATAACCAACGATGTCGCGGTGGTCCGCCGGGTTGCGTACCGGCTGCGCCTCGCTCAGCTCAGGTGCTTCACAACCGAGCAGCGGCATGGCCTTGTAGGCATTGTTGCTGCTGCTCAGCAGCGCCGAGGACAGCGAACCGAGGCGGTGCTCGTTGGCCAGGTCGATGCCTTCGGAGTTTAAGCGGGCATCGCCATACAGCGCACGCGGCAGGGCAATGCGTGGGTGTGGCAGGCCAAGGCCGCCTTCCTGCGTGGCCATCTGCTCGACCTGCTGTACCGGGTCGAGCACCAGCTCCTTGATCGAAATGCTGTGGTCAGCAATGCGGTTGACGAACGAGGTGTTCGCGCCGTTTTCCAGCAGACGACGCACCAAGTAAGCCAACAGGGTTTCATGACTACCCACCGGTGCATAGATGCGGCACGGACGGTTCAGCTTGCCATCGGCAACCTTGCCCACCACCTGCTCGTACAGCGGCTCGCCCATGCCATGCAGGCACTGGAACTCGTACTGACCAGGGTAGTAGTTCTGCCCGGCCAGTTGATAAATGGCCGACAGCGAGTGGGCGTTGTGGGTGGCGAACTGCGGGTAGATGGCTTCCGGCACGGCCAGCAGTTTGCGCGCGCAGGCGATGTAAGAAATGTCGGTGTAGGGCTTGCGGGTGTACACCGGATAGCCTTCCAGGCCTTCGACCTGGGCGCGTTTGATTTCGCTGTCCCAGTACGCGCCTTTTACCAGGCGGATCATCAGGCGGTGACGGCTGCGCTTGGCCAGATCGATCACGTAGTCGATCACGTACGGGCAGCGCTTCTGGTAAGCCTGAATCACAAAGCCGATACCGTTCCAGCCGGTCAGGGCCCGGTCGAAGCACAGGCGCTCCAGCAGATCGAGGGAGATTTCCAGGCGGTCGGCTTCTTCGGCGTCGATGTTCAGGCCGATGTCGTACTGTTTGGCCAGCTTGGTCAAGCCCAGCAGGATCGGGTACAGCTCGTCCATCACCCGGTCGTACTGGGCACGGCTGTAACGCGGGTGCAGCGCCGAGAGTTTGATCGAAATGCCCGGACCTTCGTAGATGCCACGACCGTGCGAGGCCTTGCCGATGGCATGAATGGCCTGCTCGTAGGACGCCAGGTAGCGCTTGGCATCTTCATCGGTCAGGGCCGCTTCACCGAGCATGTCGTAGGAATAACGGAAGCCTTTGCTTTCCATGGTGGTGGCGTTGGCCAGGGCTTCGGCGATGGTTTCGCCGGTGACGAACTGCTCGCCCATCAGGCGCATGGACATGTCCACGCCCTTGCGGATCAACGGTTCACCGCCCTTGCCGATGATGCGGTTGAGTGAGGTCATCAAGCCGGCTTCGTTGTGCGTGGCCACCAGTTTGCCGGTGATCAGCAAGCCCCAGCTCGCGGCGTTGACGAACATCGACGGGCTGTTACCCAGGTGCTGCCCCCAGTTGCCGTTGCTGATCTTGTCGCGGATCAGCGCGTCACGGGTGGCCTTGTCCGGAATACGCAGCAGCGCTTCGGCCAGGCACATCAGCGCCACACCTTCCTGCGAGGACAACGAGAATTCCTGCAGCAGACCCTGCACCAGCCCCTGACGGCCGCCAGCGTTCTTCTGGTTGCGCAGCTTTTCGGCGATGCTCATGGCCAGGGTGTTGCTTGCCTCAGCCATGTCTTTCGGCAGACGCGCCTGCTCCAGCAGCATTGGCACGGCTTCGGTTTCCGGACGGCGATAAGCGCCGGTAATGGCGGCACGCAGCACTGACTGCGGCAAGATGCTTTCGGCAAAGTCGAGGAACACCTGCAAACCTTGCTCAGTCAGGTTTTCCACCACTTCTTCGCCCGCCACAGCGGCCAGGCCCGAGTGCTCAGCAGGAGTCAGGCCACCCTCGATCTGCTCCAAATAATTGAAGATCGCCTGCTTGATCAGCCAGTGAGGGGTGCGGTCAATCGACTGTGCAGCCTGCTTGAGGCGATCACGGGTTGCATCATCGAGCTTAACGCCAAGGGTAGTGGTGGCCATTGGTTTGTCCTGTTATGAGCGTGGAGCACGGCAGATAAGCGCCGGGAGCAATGCCTGAGCGTCGCCCGCGAAGGCCTCATGGAGGTGGCGCCATGGGTGACGGGTCACAAAAAACTGGCGAGAGATTAAACCTCATAAGGCGCAAGGTGCAACTAGGTACAACCAAACAAAACCGTAGTTATCTATGCCACTCAGCAGCCCGCCATTCGCCTCCCCCTCGGAAAAACCCAGTACTGACAAGGCTCTGGCAAAAAATACCTGCTGCACCAGGAAAACGCTCTTACTAAAAAATGCAGAGCACCCGACGACAGGTACAACCCAAGCGCACACAAGGTTGCACCACAACCTTTATTCACGCCTTAACTGAGCAAAGCACAACAGGCCTCTTTCCGCGCAGTGACCGACGCAGTGCGCAGACAGTTAGCGCCCCCAGGCGCTGGACAATAGACAACGGTACTCCCCCAGCTGGTAACAGGAACGTGGCGACCCACTGAACCGACAGGACTGACAGGACTGACAACAATGACACAGCGCGAAACACGCCGCTGCGCACCAACTTAATGCTGAAGCTGTCCAGCCAGTCAGTTAATAGTGCATTCGCGGCATTTACATCCCTTACAAAACCACTAAAGCGCGCCCCGCGCCATCAACCAGCCTCGTGCAGAGCCTACACCGCACGTCACTGGACGATTTGGCCTCGTTCTTGCTGAAACACCGCCAGCCTGACCACTCAGACAGGTTTAAAACTAGATATCAGCACTTGGGGAGCACCATTCAATGAACCGCACTCTTTCCTCTCTCGCCATGGCCGCTGGCCTGTTGGCGGGCAGCCAGGCCATGGCAGGTGACCTGCTGCACTGGCAAAACAACAGCCTGAGCTACCTCTATGGCCAGGACTACAAGATCGATCCGGAAATCCAGCAGACCATCACCTTTGAACACGCCAGTGGCTGGAGCTTTGGTGACCTGTTCTTCTTCGTTGACACCATCAAATACAACACTGACGCCACCAATGGCGCGGGCGATGGCCATACCTTCTATGGTGAGCTGTCGCCGCGGCTGTCCTTCGGCAAGCTGTTCGATAGCAAGCTGGAATTGGGCCCGATCAAAGATGTGTTGCTCGCCACCACCTACGAGTTCGGCGAGAACGATGTCGACTCCTACCTGATCGGCCCTGGCTTCGACCTGGCCATTCCAGGCTTCGACTACTTCTCGCTCAACTTCTACAACCGCACTACAGACGGCAAGCGCGACGGCGACAATGTCTGGCAGATCACACCGGTATGGAGCTACACCATCCCAGTTGGCACATCCGATATCGTGATTGACGGTTTCATGGACTGGGTGGTGGACAACGACAAGAGCTACCACGCCAACCTGCACTTCAACCCGCAGATCAAATACGACCTGGGCAAGGCGATGAACTGGGGCGAGAAGCAACTGTATGTGGGTATCGAATACGACTACTGGAAGGACAAGTACGGTATCGACAACGACAGCTTCCTCGGCGACGTGATTCTCGATGGCACAGATCAGAACACCGCCAGCCTGTTGGTAAAAGCGCACTTCTGATACCCGGCACCTCGTCAGCAGCCGCAAGGCGGCTGATGAGGGCAAAAACAGCTAAAACCCTATACACTATGCGGCCTTTATTCTTTGCCCGAACAAGGACTCGCCGTGAGTACGCTGCCGCCCTGCCCCAAATGCAATTCCGAATACACCTACGAAGACGGCGCTCAACTGGTCTGTCCGGAATGCGCCCACGAATGGACCGCTGACGGCGCCACGGATGCACCAGATGATGCCAAAGTGATCAAGGACTCGGTGGGCAACGTACTGCAGGATGGTGACACCATCACCGTCATCAAGGATCTCAAGATCAAAGGCTCATCCCTGGTGGTCAAGGTAGGCACCAAGGTCAAAGGCATCCGCCTGTGTGATGGCGACCATGACATCGACTGCAAAATCGACGGCATCGGCGCAATGAAGCTGAAATCCGAATTTGTGCGCAAGGTTTAACTCAGCCTGCCGCCAGAAGCCCCGGCCCATGTCGGGGCTTTTTTATGCCTGTAACAATTGAGCCACGGGTTAGCCCTGCAGGCACTGCGTAATTGACTAGCATCAATAACGAACACTCCGCTCACCAACGTTTTGCCGGAGGCTCTCATGCGAATGACTGCGCTGTACCTGATGCTATTGCTGCCCTGGTCGTTACAGGCTGAAGACTGGCATGTGGTGGGTGACGAACAGTTTGCCCCTTACAGCTATGTCACCCTTGAGGATGACCAGCCGCACGGCCTGGATGTCGAGTTGGTCGAGGCCGTGTTGCAGGAGGCCAAGATTGCCTACAACCTGCGACTGTACCCCTGGGAGCGCGTCAAGCGCATGCTCGACCGCAGTGAAGTCGCCATGGCCTTCCAGTTTGCGGGCACCCCTGAGCGTATGCAGCAGTATGAGCTGGTCGGGCCCATTCGCACTGGCTCGACGGTATTTATGACCACCGGCAAGACGGCCATCCATGACTGGCAAAGCCTGGATGACCTGTCGCAGTATGTGATTGGCCAAGTCCGCGGATACGCCTACCAATCAGACTTCGATAAAGCCGATTTGCGGCGTGACACCAGCGCACAGAATCCGCGTCAACTGGTGTCCATGCTGCTGGCCGGGCGCATTGACATTATCGTCGGTGATCGGGTGCAACTGATGTATTTCGTGCGCGAACAACGCGCCGAACAGGGTGTGCGCATCCTGCACAAACCACTGGTAGAAATGCCGCGCTATGTAGCCTTTGCCAAAGGCGATCATGCCCGCGCCAAAGTATTCGCTGATGCCCTGGAGCGGCTGAAGCAGGCCGGCAGTCTGAATACCATCTACCAACGCTGGAACTGACGGCGAAACATGCATGCCGCGTCGCAGCGCCTATCGCCTGCGTGTTGCTCTGCGTCTACGGCGTGGTGAACGGCCGCAAGCATCAGTGGAAACGATCACCCGAAACGCTCAAAGCACAGAGCTGCAAACATCTGCAACCAGATTGCGGGGCACAGTCGACTCCAGGACGAAGGTCTGGAGATAACCTAGCAGGACACTACTGCACCGGCAGGAAGTTCAGGAATAACAGGCCCTGCGCATAATTGACGCCCATGCGCCGGTAACGCTCATCCAGAACGTCGGTAAGCAGGTCCAGACGCGCGACGATCTTGCCGAATTCCACGGCATAGCTGAGGTTGTGCCCATCCGCAGAAATCTCGTTTGACAGCAGCCACGGCTTGCCACCGGCATCGGTACGACGAGCCAGCATCCAGCTGGCTGTTTCCATATTGCGCGCGGCGTTGTGGATGAATTGAGGATCCAGCGTGTCACTCAGGTAATACTCGGTACGACCGCCATGGGCCGTGATCAACATGCTGGCCAGGGAGTAGATAAAGGCTCCAACCCGGTCCCCCTGGTACTCGGCGCTCAAGGCATAGCTCAGCGCCGCAATGTCGGTACGCCCACCCAGTTGTGGCAGCGGCTGATCCAGCTCAATGGCACGATGCACCGCGCGCTTGGCCGCCTCGGCATCAGGCAGGCCAGTCTTGCGCCATTCGCGAGGGTTACGCAGGTAGAGCTTGTCCATCAGGCGATAGAGGCTGTTGAGGTTATTGCGCATGCCCAAGGTGGCCATGCGGTCGGCATGGCTCTGAAAAAACTCGGTGGGTTTGATCGGGCTGCGGTTCTCGATAATGGCCTGATGATCCTGCCGCGAAGCGCAGCCGCCCAACATCAGCAGCGTAACCACTACCAGCCCGGCCACAGCCCCGTAACGCAGCAGCATGGCCGACATGCTGTGGGGGCGCATTTCCAGCCTGGGTAAACGCTGCACAGTGTTCATCAGTGGAGGTCATCCGCTGCGGTGTGGTGAGGTAACGCTAGCAACAAAATCCAGATCGGCCAGTTTTTCTGCCCAAAGGCATGACTTACTGCGCAATCAAGCACCTAGCGATACAAGCTCAGGTTGTGCCCGAAGAGTGCTGCTCGGGCGGAATAAAATTGAAATCCGCCACCCACACCCGACAAAAGCCCCGTAACAGAGCGCTTTAAGCGGTATGATCCGCGGCTTTTTGCCGCCGAGAAGCCCATGCTGCGCCTGCTTGTCCTGTTTTGCCTGCTATTTACCCTGCCTGCTCACGCCGAAGCCCCGCAAAGCTTCAACGCCGCCAAGAAAATTGCCTGGCAGATCTACGCCACACGCCCTATTACGTTCTACTGCCAGTGCAGCTACAGCGGCAACCGCGTCGACCTCAGCAGCTGTGGCTACCAGCCGCGCAAACAACTGCGCCGCGCCCAACGCGTGGAATGGGAACATGTGGTACCTGCCTGGGTGATCGGCCACCAGCGCCAGTGCTGGCAACAAGGCGGACGCAAGAACTGCGCACGCAACGACGCCCGCTTCAAGGCCGCTGAAGCCGACCTGCACAACCTGGTGCCCAGCATCGGCGAAGTGAATGGTGACCGCTCCAACTATGCCCTTGGCATGCTCAGCGAGAAACCCA harbors:
- a CDS encoding MBL fold metallo-hydrolase; the protein is MQAVVETFFDPDTFTYSYVVTDPNTQRCAIIDSVLDYNPASGCTSQTSADRLIRFVKDHHLKVDWLLETHVHADHLSAAPYLKRELGGQLAIGENITIVQNTFGKLFNAGPEFATDGRQFDHLFKDGDTFQVGNILARAIHTPGHTPACMTYVIGDAGFVGDTLFMPDYGTARCDFPGGDARMLYQSIRKLFALPGDTRLFMCHDYKAPGRDDFRYQTTVAEQRALNVHVHEGISEADFVAMRSARDATLGMPMLILPSVQVNMRAGQLPPAEDNGTRYLKIPLDML
- a CDS encoding SulP family inorganic anion transporter; translated protein: MKLSRWLPCLDWGRHYNRHHASQDGLAALIVTLMLIPQSLAYAMLAGLPPVMGLYASILPLLAYALFGSSRTLAVGPVAVVSLMTAAALQPLFPAGSAEYIGAAMLLALLSGLLLSVMAVLRLGFLANFLSHPVVSGFISASGILIAIGQLKHLLGISASGDSLLQLLPQLWRGLPAIHGPTLLIGLLSLAWLWWARAQLKPLLQRLGLSATAAGNVAKAGPVLAIIVAVVGVTGLNLDQAGVKVVGSIPQGLPGLTLPTLDLDLAMQLLPAALLISLVGFVESVSVGQTLAAKRRQRIQPDNELLGLGTANIAAAFSGGLPVTGGFARSVVNYDAGAQTPMAGVFTAVGIALSVMLLTPLLHNLPQAVLAATIIVAVLSLVDLASLKRTWRYSRQDGAAQLATLLGVLLIGVETGILLGMGLSLLLFLWRTSKPHMAVVGQVPGSEHFRNVERFSVIESPSVLSLRVDESLYFPNARYLEDRIGELIASRPQVRHLVLMCSGVNLIDASALDSLEAIVERLQTAGVHLHLSEVKGPVMDQLHRSSFLDELSGQVFISQFEALKTLSPQTLQTDPACTENQRHSAAQAGHPSSPK
- a CDS encoding metal-sensing transcriptional repressor, with translation MIDAERVQHRDALLKRLARVEGQVRGIQAMIRRDDECDAIAQQFSAARKALDKAYQEMLICLAEDAILNSDQSNQDKLAQVRTIFTKYT
- a CDS encoding alpha/beta hydrolase yields the protein MHPCSFILATILTALLAGCGAAKPLTLMSTPVIYHQAAIDPFAHLPETERVPEVSVFYATNRAPNTQGYGNQVSDQLHLGSASVRLGGSDDLWPQLHSASLSETRPRDLPLSLLHTQEDAHLPLQSVRDTALPADVQAYMDALNLQLSKARDKEIILYVHGAKVDFANANQLTGELVHFAGRDFVGLAFAWPTHQNIMSYLLGIDVERARQSSHALSQLLELLARHSHAERINLVAYSAGGRVTSLALQELAARHVELSRAQLQARYRIGAVVFAAADVPEELFEQRLPGISKIAEQVMITVSDQDDALQYAHLLMPGGPRIGSSQAEASLHRFTQRQHLDNVNLLDVSGRYAERGFDIVGHHYWYRHPWVSSDVILLLRTNLRPQARALTPGDHPAMWYMQHDYPVEVRNVTRQVLKGQW